The Candidatus Scalindua japonica DNA window CGATCGGTGATTAATTCGGTATCTGAGTCGGTATCGAAGCGAGGGATATGGATGATAGATCGAGGAGGAGACCGTAAGAAGGTTTTTGACCATCTTCTTGATAATGAGCTTCGGTTTTTGATTCGTGTAGTAGTTGCCAGCGTCATTTGGATGTGGGAGGTAAGGGAAAGACGCCCTTAGAGATTGCGCTTAGCTGTCGTTGTCCTTATTCTGAGACCACAGTCAAGGAAAAGGATGGAAAGGACAAAGCCATGACAAAAAAAGCAAGCAGATCGTTTGATAAAACGAGTAAGGAATTGCTGGAAAATCCTAAAGTCGCTGCTATGTACCTGGAAGAGATACTTGCAGATCGTGACATGGAACTATTTACGGCTGCTTTAAAAGATGTAGCTGAGGCGCGAGTCGGAAGCATGACATCTCTATCAAAGAAAACTCATCTGAATAGGGAATAGCTGTACAAAACCTTATCAAAAAAAGGTAATCCCAGGCTAGAAACCCTGGCAAAAGTTCTTCATGCAGTAGGGTTGCGTATTTCTGTGACGCCGGAAGTAACAATGTAAATTCCTCTTATTTGTAAAACAGATAGGGTAGAATCTTTATTAATTACAATTAAAGCTAACTCATTTTGACATTTTCCAAAAGTTTAATATAAGATACCAATTCTTACAAGACGTAAGCTTACAATGACCAGCCAATACGATCATAGCTGCTTTTAGATTCTCTACATATCCATGCCGTTGCGTGTGCTCTCCTTCTGGATAGTATCTCTCATATATTACCAACATTAAGGTAAAGTTTATAACACTACGTAAGCGTTATGCGAAGCTGGTGAAAGAGACAGAGGGACTGCCAGGGGCGGTTTGGAAAAAGATTTACGTGCCTATTCTAAACCGAAAACACAAAAGGGTATCCGTTTATGAAAATCAAGTCAGGTTAAAAGACGGTAAAAACGTCTTTCGACAACTAATAGTAAAAGATCATGGCCGTAGCAAACCTACTTTCATTTTGACAAATAATACAGAGTTGTCCATGCAAAGTATTTTAGAAGTGTATGCTAAGCGTTAGAGGAGAGAAAACAGACTCGCTGAGATGGTGGCATGTTTCAATCTTAATACCCTTTCCTCACCGCTTATGATTCGAATACATTTTGATATTTTATGGTCAATGATAGCAGATACTCTCTATAATCGGTTTGCACAAGGATTTGCGAAGGTTTGAAAACAGTCTTGCCCCTACGGTCTTTAGAAAATTTATTGATATACCAGGCAGGGTTGTATATGACGGAGAAAAGTGTACAATCAAAATAAGAAAAAGAGGGCATACCCCTGTACATCTTGGGGTGGAAAAATTACAATCCTCTTTTTGTGTACCATGGCTTGACAAAAAATCAATAGAAATTATTTGGACTGCATGATCAGGGGCTTATTATGATGATTTAAACACCTGTGAAAATCGGTGTTAAAGACAGGATGAATTGCTTTCTTTAGAGTGACATAGGGTAGATTTAATGAGGAAAACCATTTTATCCAAAAACAAAAAGTGGAAAGCCAAAAACCCTTCCATTGAATCAAACGGCATTAAGTATACTATTGCAAAAGTCTGAAGAAACAATAAGAAATGTTAAGGGGCTTGTATTTATTAGCAAAGCAGGTACAAAGCTTAACCCTTCTAATATCCGAAGGACTTTTGACAAGGCATTAGAAAACGCTAAAATTGAGGACTTTAAGTTCCATGATTTACGGCATACTTTTGCGACTCGCTTAGCTTAAATGGGTGTGGATATATTTAAGATATCAAAATTGCTGGGGCACGAAGACATACAGAATGACTCAGCGTTGCTCTCACCATTGTCCTGAAAGTTTAAGAGATGGAGTACAAATGCTAGAAACTGACTACAATTTGAATACATTTGCTTAATAAGCTTGACTTTGAAGTGCAATTTTGCTAAAAATAATCTCCATAAAGAACTAAGCAGTAAAAGCTTACATCAATGCGGGGGATTAGCTCAGTTGGGAGAGCGTTTGAATGGCATTCAAAAGGTCAGGGGTTCGACTCCCCTATCCTCCACCATATCACATAAGGACTTACAACAAAATCAGACGTTAATTAAAGACTCTTTTTTTGGCATTGTAGTAGGATTGTAGTAAGATTCTAAAATCTCTACTCCACTTCTTAGACTTTGCGGGCAATGGTGAGCATACCTCTGAGTCATTCTTATGTCCTCATGCCCGAGCAGTTTTGCTATCTTGTAAATATCAATTCCACTCTGCGCTAAGCGAGTTGCAAAAGTGTGCCGTAAATCATGAAATTTAAAATTCTCAATTTCAGCTTTTTCTAATACACCATAAAAAGCTCTTCTCAGGTTATCTGCATCAATCTTTGTACCTACACTACTGACAAAAACAAGCCCATTAATGCTTAGAACCTTTTTAGAATATTTCATGTTTAGCAATTCTAATCCAAATCTGTTCAGAGGTACAGTTCTAGGTCTGCCACTCTTGCTTTTCTGAATAAGAATCGTTTTACGGATTAGACTTACCCTTGACCATTCGAGCGAAAGCAACTCATCTTGCCTCAAGCCTGTATTAAGTGCAAAAATAATAATTTCACTTAGCCATTCAGGACTAAAACTAAGAATCCTGTTTTCCTCCTCTAGAGTCAGCCACCGGTCTCTTTTATTGTTCTCTTTTTCTTTAGGAACCTTTGAGACAGGATTTTCACTTAACCATTCCCACTCTCTGACAGCTAAATTAAAAGCTTTTGATAACATTGCCAATTCACGATTGATTGTTGCTGGTTTTGCTCCTGCTTCATTTCTTATAACCTTATACCGTGAAATCTTCTTTGTTGATATAGAAAGCAAGTTCGTTTCACCAAAAAATTTGATAAGGTGTTTTGAATATGAGCAGTAACCCCTTTGCGTACTGCTTGAGACCTTTGGAGCATGTTCCACCATAAACTTTGACATCAATTGCTTGAAAGTCTTTTTACTCCCGATAGGCTTTTCAAAATAACTTCCCTGAACAAGCTCTGTTTTAATTTTTTCCTCTATCGTTTTGGCAATCTTTTTGTTAGAGGTTTCAAGACTCTTCTGAATTTTCCTACCGTTACGAACAATACACATCCACCAGATACCGCTTCGTTTAAACATTAATATATCCTTTCCCGAAGCCTGATTGTATCTGTATGTCGCTATCGGCAGTATTATATACCATTACCATGAAGGTCTCCAATGATTTTATTAACAGTTTTTTCACACTGAAGATACGGTTGTTTCAAGTTAGCCATTGCCTTATCTACGTCTTGAATGTCAAATAAAATACGTCTCCCATATTTTATACAAGGGAATTTTCCCTGATTCGACCAATCGTATATAGTCTTTACTGGGAGAGAGGTATATTTAGATACTCTTTTGATATCCACATATCTTTCTCTGTTTACTACTGATTTATCATTTAATTCGTTTTTCATTATTTTTAAATTAAAGTATTACATCAACTTTGATTTCACAGTCTACAGAGTTAACAACAGAAGCTAAATCATGGGGAATTATATCATTGGATATTTCTGGACTAAACTCTGCTAGAATTATTCTTGGTTTTTTAGAAGAGATCATTTCCTTTATCAGGTCTGGATATTTAGTCAAAACCAAATATAACCAAATATGAGTCATTGAACCGTTGAGACCAAATACTGATAAAACACTTGGAGATCCAATCTCTTTGTAGTTATCATTAATAAGCTCAGGAATGTAAACAATATAACCAACTGTTTTATTGGCTTTGGAAACTTTATTCTTCTTACTTATTTTTTCCAGGCCGAGTTGATCATATACATTTGCTTTACATGCTATATAAGCATCAATTTTGAGATTAAATTTTATTGCCCTATAATGCCCATCGTACTTTATTTCTTTGGACAATATAATATTTTGCCTGTTACAATAAAGAAAGAATCTTTCCATGTTTTTTAATATTATTTTTTCTAATTCGGAACCGCTTTTAAATAACCATCTTTTGTCATTCTCTTTATCATCATTCATTGCCGGGCGGGTTGTATGTAGAATAAGATCATTATTTGATAGGTTAGGCAGAGACGAGAAAACAAGATTATTTTTTTGCGTTTCTGGGAAAAATACATCTGGAGGTATATTGTATAATACGCCACCAAAATCATATTTCGCTTTAATCAATTCAGATAAAAACAGGCATGCGGCACTATCTCTTAACATATGAAAGGCATCTTTGATTTGTGGTAGTTGATTACGGGTTTTTCGAGTTTTGCGAGTTAATATCTCAATTGGCGCTAAGTGTGCCCACCAATAGTATTTTCCTAATATGCTCTTATTAGTGCTTGCATTCTTCATAATCCCTCCAGTTATCGTTTGTATTAAATAACTCAGAACACATATTAACATTCTAAGATCGTCTGGATAATAAAAAAGTTTAAGTTTTTATGTATTGTTAACTACTTATTCCGCCGTAAATATTAATCACAAATTGAGTGATTGTGATATTAAGCATTCTATCTCATCAGAAATAATTCTAACAGACGGCACTTGCCCGACTACGTCTTTCAGGTGGGAAGGTGATAAGTGTCCCTTCGTAAGCAAAATACCCACACATTCCTTTTTCCATTGTAAATTATCTTATCATCACGACTCTTACTTTCAGATCATGGAACTCTAACTTGTCATGAAATAGCTTGATATGCTACTAGTTGCTGTGGCATATCAAGCAAAAATGTGTTGCACTAGCTTAACAAAACCTAAATTTAGAAATATTTGACAAAAATTTGAGTAGAATTTCTCAATCGAACCTTTTAAATACTTAACAAATAGAACAAAAACTGTAATTACAATAAGTTATTTGATGTCAGTAAGATACATTACATAAGTATCTAGAAATTTATTGAATTTGTGTTCAATAAATTTCCCTATATTTATAAATACAATTTTCTTATTGTCGATTAGTTGGCATATGAATTGTGTATACATACTTAACATTAGTATTTAAGAATTTCTTTCTAGTAACCTTTCGGTTTAATTTCAGTCTTATATCTTTTAGACACACTGATGAAAGAAATGATGATAATCTACAGAGTTAGCATCATACATTGGATTTTGGAGATCTTGACATGAATAATCAAACTAATTCTCAATGGGGAAAACAGTTTTATGTGAAATATCAGATGCAACTTGTCATCGGACTAATAGTACTGGCATTTTGTTTAGGAATATTCTTCCATTGGATTTTTTCAGACCCAGCAATAAGATTATCTACAAACGAAACAGGCATGTCAGTACGGCACGAAATAGAGAAACCGATGTTCTGGACATGTTCCATGCATCCAAATATTCAAAAACAGGGGCCTGGAAAATGTCCTATCTGCGGGATGGGCCTTATTCCTGTCAGCTCTGAAACGAAGGGAAAAAAGATGGGAGGTATGCGGCAGATCGTGATCAGTGATGACGCACGTGCATTGATGAATATACAGACTACACCTGTTGAACGGCGTTATGTAACTGCCGAGGTAAGGATGGTGGGTAAAGTTGATTATGATGAGACCAGACTGGGATACATTACTGCCTGGATATCTGGCCGTTTAGATGATCTCTACGTTGATTATACTGGGGTGGCAGTAAAGAAAGGTGACCATATGGTATACATATACAGCCCGGAGCTCTATTCAACGCAGGATGAGTTGATACAGGTTTTGAAACGCTCACGAGGACAAGCAGGGAATGATTCTGTTTTTCCGGATGTTGGTGATTTGCTTGAACCTGTTCGAGAGAGACTGAGATTGTGGGGAATGGCCAAGGAACAGATCCAGGAAATTGAGAAAAGTGAAAAACCATCCGACCATTTAACTATCTACTCTCCCATGAGTGGTATTGTGATCCAGAAGAACCGTCAGGAAGGAGATTACGTTAATGTAGGTGATCGTATTTACAAGATCGCTGATTTGAGTCAAGTATGGGTTATGTTAGATGCCTACGAGTCCGATCTCGTTTGGTTAAGATATGGACAGGAAATCAGTTTTACAACAGAGGCTTATCCAGGTGAAGGGTTTATTGGGAGAATTGCCTTTATCGAACCGGTTCTGAATGAAAAAACTCGTACAGTGAAGGTGCGGGTCAACGTGCCAAATATTTCAGGCAAACTTAAACCGGAAATGTTTGTGCATGGAGTTGTTCGAACACAGATTTCAACGGGCGGAAGAGTTGTAGATCCTCATTTAGTTGGAAAATGGATAAGTCCAATGCACCCGGAAATTATCAAAAGTAACCCCGGTGATTGTGATATTTGTGGTATGCCATTGGTTCGAGCAGAGTCACTTGGCTATGTTTCAGTAGATAGCAAAGAAGAGTCTAAACCACTTGTTATTCCGGTTTCTGCGGCTTTAGTAACCGGTACCAGAGCTATTGTCTATGTAGAACTCCCTGATACTGACCAGCCTACGTTCGAAGGTCGAGAGATAGTGCTTGGACCGCGGGCCGGCGATTACTACCTGGTGCGAAGCGGACTGAAGGAAGGTGAGATAGTAGTTACCAACGGAAACTTCAAGATTGACAGTGCTGTCCAGATCCAGGCTAAACCAAGTATGATGACACCTGAGGGTGGTGGAAGCGGTGGTCATCAACATGGCGAAGGAGGAAAACCTTCCAAAAGCGGGCAGGGAAAAACAAAGATCTCCAGTGGTGTTCCTGCTGAGTTTCAGAGTCTACTGCAAACACTTGAATCGGCTTATGAGGCTGTAGCAAAGGTAGTTGAATTGAAGGACATTGGCCTCTTTCACAACAAAATTCATATTTTTGGTGAAGCTCTTAGTAAAGTGGACGGAACTCTTTTGAGCGAACATCTTTTGATGATGTGGAAGGAGTTATCGATGTTGTTAAACAACGACGTCGTGGAAGGACGCGATGTAAAAAAGTTTACGGATGTTGATCGTGTGTTTAAAGTGTTGACAAATAATATGCGTCGCGTGCGTGATCAGTTTGGTATTTCACATGATGTTCAAATGTCTCATCCATCTCAGCATCAGGAAGTCCCTTCTGTCTTTAAGTCACAACTCGTCAAACTATGGGATGCATATCTATCACTTCAAAAGGCCCTTGCCGGCGACGATTTTTTACTCGCCCAACAAGCTATCACACTTTTTCAAACATCACTATCATCGGTAGATGCTAAACCTCTTGCCGAAGATGCTCATCAGGTGTGGAAGAAAGAATATTCCAATCTCGTTCAGATATTGCAAAGTATGAATCAGGCAGAGGGGCTGAAGCCGATGAGGGGACACTTTTCCTTACTTTCCGATGAACTTATGGTGTTGGTAAATACATTTGAACCAGAAGGATTCGGGACTGTTTACCAGCTGCATTGTCCAATGGTTTTTGGTGGCAAAGGAGCAATGTGGCTGCAAGATGATAAGCAGGTCATTAATCCTTATTTTGGCCAGGCCATGTTGAAGTGTGCTGATAAGGTAGAATTGATATTCAAAGGACAAACAGAGGAGCATAAGGAAAAACACCATCATGAGTAATACTGGCCATTTATCAGAACATCCTTCAGGAGATAAGATTTCGTTTCTTGATAAAATAACTCTATTCTGCCTTAAGAATAAGCTGGTGGTAGCATTGATGATGCTTGCAATAATAGGATGGGGCGTGGTGGTTGCTCCGTTTGATTGGAAGATTGGTTTTCTGCCACGAAATCC harbors:
- a CDS encoding tyrosine-type recombinase/integrase — translated: MFKRSGIWWMCIVRNGRKIQKSLETSNKKIAKTIEEKIKTELVQGSYFEKPIGSKKTFKQLMSKFMVEHAPKVSSSTQRGYCSYSKHLIKFFGETNLLSISTKKISRYKVIRNEAGAKPATINRELAMLSKAFNLAVREWEWLSENPVSKVPKEKENNKRDRWLTLEEENRILSFSPEWLSEIIIFALNTGLRQDELLSLEWSRVSLIRKTILIQKSKSGRPRTVPLNRFGLELLNMKYSKKVLSINGLVFVSSVGTKIDADNLRRAFYGVLEKAEIENFKFHDLRHTFATRLAQSGIDIYKIAKLLGHEDIRMTQRYAHHCPQSLRSGVEILESYYNPTTMPKKESLINV
- a CDS encoding DNA-binding protein; the protein is MYKTLSKKGNPRLETLAKVLHAVGLRISVTPEVTM
- a CDS encoding DNA-binding protein; the protein is MTKKASRSFDKTSKELLENPKVAAMYLEEILADRDMELFTAALKDVAEARVGSMTSLSKKTHLNRE
- a CDS encoding helix-turn-helix transcriptional regulator; translated protein: MKNELNDKSVVNRERYVDIKRVSKYTSLPVKTIYDWSNQGKFPCIKYGRRILFDIQDVDKAMANLKQPYLQCEKTVNKIIGDLHGNGI
- a CDS encoding efflux RND transporter periplasmic adaptor subunit, whose product is MNNQTNSQWGKQFYVKYQMQLVIGLIVLAFCLGIFFHWIFSDPAIRLSTNETGMSVRHEIEKPMFWTCSMHPNIQKQGPGKCPICGMGLIPVSSETKGKKMGGMRQIVISDDARALMNIQTTPVERRYVTAEVRMVGKVDYDETRLGYITAWISGRLDDLYVDYTGVAVKKGDHMVYIYSPELYSTQDELIQVLKRSRGQAGNDSVFPDVGDLLEPVRERLRLWGMAKEQIQEIEKSEKPSDHLTIYSPMSGIVIQKNRQEGDYVNVGDRIYKIADLSQVWVMLDAYESDLVWLRYGQEISFTTEAYPGEGFIGRIAFIEPVLNEKTRTVKVRVNVPNISGKLKPEMFVHGVVRTQISTGGRVVDPHLVGKWISPMHPEIIKSNPGDCDICGMPLVRAESLGYVSVDSKEESKPLVIPVSAALVTGTRAIVYVELPDTDQPTFEGREIVLGPRAGDYYLVRSGLKEGEIVVTNGNFKIDSAVQIQAKPSMMTPEGGGSGGHQHGEGGKPSKSGQGKTKISSGVPAEFQSLLQTLESAYEAVAKVVELKDIGLFHNKIHIFGEALSKVDGTLLSEHLLMMWKELSMLLNNDVVEGRDVKKFTDVDRVFKVLTNNMRRVRDQFGISHDVQMSHPSQHQEVPSVFKSQLVKLWDAYLSLQKALAGDDFLLAQQAITLFQTSLSSVDAKPLAEDAHQVWKKEYSNLVQILQSMNQAEGLKPMRGHFSLLSDELMVLVNTFEPEGFGTVYQLHCPMVFGGKGAMWLQDDKQVINPYFGQAMLKCADKVELIFKGQTEEHKEKHHHE